One segment of Humidesulfovibrio mexicanus DNA contains the following:
- the hlyD gene encoding secretion protein HlyD: MNRKRLIAIAGAAALCALAWFIFRNGADANGKVKLYGNVDIREVELSFRVPGRLAEVRVDEGDAVKAGDVLATLDAQRYRDALAKAMGDRDVAAANMAKFRAGYRNEEVGQARALVSQMEAQVENAVRVARRREELLKSGAISAQERDDAVAQRDALLAQLQSARKGFQLQSSGYRAEEVQGAAAGLRAAEAAVAAAMTDLADTEIIAPADGRVLSRVREPGAMAQAGATVLVVSLQRPVWVRAYVPEPLLGKVRLGMPVLVRTDSRPDTPYPGTVGFISPVAEFTPKNVETEALRTDLVYRLRIVVDAPDGGLRQGMPVTVTADPSRPDKPVATEAAAAPANAGAAGAGKAADPAAAFNAAAAEAAAAAAGTRPSAPTAAPARPSASAPGAGK; encoded by the coding sequence ATGAACAGGAAGCGTCTGATCGCCATCGCCGGGGCGGCCGCCCTGTGCGCGCTGGCTTGGTTCATTTTCCGCAACGGCGCGGATGCCAACGGAAAGGTGAAGCTTTACGGCAACGTGGACATTCGCGAGGTGGAGCTGTCGTTTCGCGTGCCGGGACGGCTGGCCGAGGTGCGCGTGGACGAGGGGGACGCCGTGAAGGCCGGGGACGTGCTGGCCACCCTGGACGCCCAGCGCTACCGCGACGCCCTGGCCAAGGCCATGGGCGACCGCGACGTGGCGGCGGCCAACATGGCCAAGTTCCGGGCGGGCTACCGCAACGAGGAAGTGGGGCAGGCCCGCGCCCTGGTGTCGCAGATGGAGGCCCAGGTGGAAAACGCCGTGCGCGTGGCCCGCCGCCGCGAGGAGCTTTTGAAGAGCGGGGCCATCTCCGCCCAGGAGCGCGACGACGCCGTGGCCCAGCGCGATGCGCTGCTGGCCCAGTTGCAGAGCGCGCGCAAGGGCTTTCAGCTTCAGTCCTCGGGCTACCGCGCCGAGGAGGTGCAGGGCGCGGCGGCGGGTCTGCGCGCCGCAGAGGCCGCCGTTGCCGCCGCCATGACCGACCTTGCCGACACCGAGATCATCGCCCCGGCCGACGGGCGCGTGCTCTCCCGCGTGCGCGAGCCTGGGGCCATGGCCCAGGCCGGGGCCACGGTGCTGGTGGTCTCGCTCCAGCGTCCGGTGTGGGTGCGGGCCTATGTCCCGGAGCCCCTGCTGGGCAAGGTGCGCCTGGGAATGCCGGTGTTGGTGCGCACGGACAGCCGTCCGGACACGCCCTATCCCGGCACCGTGGGCTTCATCTCCCCCGTGGCCGAGTTCACCCCCAAGAACGTGGAGACCGAGGCCCTGCGCACGGACCTGGTGTACCGGCTGCGCATCGTGGTGGACGCCCCGGACGGCGGCCTGCGCCAGGGGATGCCGGTCACCGTGACGGCCGACCCGTCGCGGCCGGACAAGCCGGTTGCGACGGAAGCCGCAGCGGCACCGGCAAACGCCGGGGCCGCAGGTGCGGGCAAGGCCGCGGACCCTGCCGCCGCCTTCAATGCCGCCGCCGCCGAGGCCGCCGCCGCGGCCGCAGGCACCAGGCCCTCCGCGCCAACGGCCGCCCCCGCACGTCCTTCGGCCAGCGCTCCAGGGGCCGGGAAATGA
- a CDS encoding ATP-binding cassette domain-containing protein, with translation MSLLPDDGGASALIAGRGLVLRYATAQAGAPPALDGVDARVSAGRITGLVGPDGAGKTSLMRLLAGLMHAQGGELSVLGLDPARQARELHERIGYMPQKFGLYEDLSVGENLRLYAEVRGLPGAERKAVFERLLAFTGLAPFTARLAGRLSGGMKQKLGLACAMIRRPELLLLDEPSVGVDPISRRELWRMVRELADDGIGVVWSTSYLDEAEACDEVLLLSEGRLLFSGRPAELTGRVQGRVFQVRGLPDNAGANRRAVLRRALGQPGIIDGVIQGRHVRLVLAQGAALPDLAAMRAGEGAVLAPAPPRFEDAFLDVLGGGPGGVSALAKAMRQKPPSGTSPVEARGLTKRFGDFTAASDVTFAIRQGEIFGLLGPNGAGKSTTFKMMCGLLRPSEGQALVDGLLLGKSKGAARERIGYMAQKFSLYGALSVRQNLDFFSGVYGLDGAARKQAIEGMIETFGLGPHLSDSADELPLGFKQRLALACAVMHEPAVLFLDEPTSGVDPITRREFWTHINGMVERGVTVMVTTHFMDEAEYCDRIALVYRGRVIALGSPDELKDGVRGPELAEPSLEDAFVTLVGRDDRERELRERAAAGVGGSGRAA, from the coding sequence ATGAGCCTGCTCCCGGATGACGGCGGCGCGTCCGCCCTCATTGCGGGGCGCGGGCTTGTGCTGCGCTACGCCACGGCCCAGGCTGGCGCGCCGCCTGCGTTGGACGGCGTGGACGCGCGCGTGTCCGCCGGGCGCATCACCGGGCTGGTGGGTCCGGACGGCGCGGGCAAGACCAGCCTCATGCGGCTGCTGGCCGGGCTTATGCACGCCCAGGGGGGCGAGCTGTCCGTGCTGGGGCTTGATCCGGCGCGCCAGGCGCGCGAGCTGCACGAACGCATTGGCTACATGCCGCAGAAGTTCGGCCTGTATGAGGACCTCAGCGTGGGCGAGAACCTGCGCCTGTATGCGGAAGTGCGCGGCCTGCCCGGAGCGGAGCGCAAGGCGGTCTTCGAACGGTTGCTTGCCTTCACCGGTCTGGCCCCGTTCACCGCGCGCCTGGCCGGGCGGCTCTCCGGCGGCATGAAGCAGAAGCTCGGCCTGGCCTGCGCCATGATCCGGCGGCCGGAACTGTTGCTTTTGGACGAGCCCAGCGTGGGCGTGGACCCCATTTCCCGGCGCGAGCTGTGGCGCATGGTGCGCGAACTGGCCGACGACGGCATCGGCGTGGTCTGGAGCACCTCGTACCTGGACGAGGCCGAGGCCTGCGACGAGGTGCTGCTGCTCTCCGAGGGGCGGTTGTTGTTTTCGGGCAGGCCTGCGGAGCTCACCGGTCGGGTGCAGGGCCGCGTGTTCCAGGTGCGCGGCCTGCCGGACAACGCCGGGGCGAACCGGCGGGCCGTGTTGCGCCGGGCGCTGGGCCAGCCGGGCATCATCGACGGCGTGATCCAGGGCCGCCATGTGCGGCTGGTGCTGGCGCAGGGCGCGGCCCTGCCGGACCTCGCGGCCATGCGCGCCGGGGAGGGCGCCGTGCTCGCGCCCGCGCCGCCGCGCTTCGAGGACGCCTTTTTGGACGTGCTGGGCGGTGGTCCTGGCGGGGTGTCGGCCCTGGCCAAGGCCATGCGCCAGAAGCCGCCCAGCGGGACAAGCCCGGTGGAGGCGCGCGGCCTCACCAAGCGCTTTGGCGACTTCACCGCAGCCAGCGATGTCACTTTCGCCATCCGCCAGGGCGAGATCTTTGGCCTGCTTGGCCCCAACGGGGCGGGCAAGTCCACCACCTTCAAGATGATGTGCGGGCTCCTGCGTCCCTCCGAGGGGCAGGCCCTGGTGGACGGGCTGCTTTTGGGCAAAAGCAAGGGGGCCGCGCGCGAGCGCATCGGCTACATGGCGCAGAAGTTCTCCCTGTACGGCGCGCTTTCCGTGCGCCAGAACCTGGACTTCTTCTCCGGCGTGTACGGGCTGGACGGCGCGGCGCGCAAACAGGCCATCGAAGGCATGATCGAGACTTTCGGCCTGGGGCCGCACCTGTCCGATTCGGCCGACGAACTGCCGCTGGGCTTCAAGCAGCGCCTGGCGCTGGCCTGCGCGGTGATGCACGAGCCCGCCGTGCTCTTTTTGGACGAGCCCACCAGCGGCGTGGACCCCATCACCCGGCGCGAGTTCTGGACGCACATCAACGGCATGGTGGAGCGCGGGGTCACGGTGATGGTCACCACGCACTTCATGGACGAGGCCGAGTACTGCGACCGCATCGCCCTTGTGTACCGGGGGCGCGTCATCGCCCTGGGCTCGCCCGATGAGTTGAAGGACGGGGTGCGCGGCCCGGAGCTGGCCGAGCCCAGCCTGGAGGACGCCTTCGTGACGCTTGTTGGGCGCGACGACCGGGAGCGGGAGCTCCGGGAGCGCGCGGCGGCCGGGGTTGGCGGGTCGGGGAGGGCGGCGTGA
- a CDS encoding ABC transporter permease — translation MSPALRRLAAIMMKEGLQIVRDPSSILIGIILPIFLTLLSGYSTNLDLDHLRVGVVLEDHSPEARDLAASFSSTRFFDARIGHDRREFAEDMVSGRVRGLIVIPQTFSRDLARADESVPFQIIADGSEPNTAQFLQNYAQGVWMSWMQVRAEGNGEQFAQPVRLTPRTWYNQELLSLNSLLPGGMAINLTLIGALLTALVVAREWERGTMEAMLATPVGPLEMLLGKLVPYFLLGMGAMFICLGITLVVFGVPFRGSIAGLFAVTSVFLLSALGMGLFISSVARNQFVASQAAILSAFMPAYFLSGYVFEPTGMPWPIELLSRAIAARYYVSCLKTLFLVGDAWAQLLPNMGGMALIALAFLGLTLKNTARTVA, via the coding sequence GTGAGCCCGGCCCTGCGGCGGTTGGCCGCCATCATGATGAAGGAGGGGCTGCAGATCGTTCGCGATCCCTCTTCCATCCTCATCGGGATCATTCTGCCCATCTTCTTGACGTTGCTTTCCGGCTATTCCACCAATCTGGACCTGGACCACCTGCGGGTGGGCGTGGTGCTGGAGGACCATTCGCCCGAGGCTCGCGACCTGGCCGCGTCCTTTTCCTCCACGCGGTTCTTCGACGCGCGCATCGGGCATGACCGGCGCGAGTTCGCGGAGGACATGGTGTCTGGCCGGGTGCGGGGGCTCATTGTGATTCCGCAGACCTTCAGCCGGGATCTGGCCCGTGCGGATGAAAGCGTGCCGTTCCAGATCATAGCCGATGGTTCCGAACCCAACACCGCGCAGTTTTTGCAGAATTATGCGCAAGGGGTCTGGATGTCCTGGATGCAGGTGCGCGCCGAGGGCAACGGCGAGCAGTTCGCCCAGCCGGTGCGGCTCACCCCGCGCACCTGGTACAATCAGGAACTGCTGAGCCTGAACAGCCTGCTGCCCGGCGGCATGGCCATCAACCTGACGCTTATCGGCGCGCTTCTGACCGCGCTGGTGGTGGCCCGCGAATGGGAGCGCGGCACCATGGAGGCCATGCTGGCCACTCCCGTGGGACCGCTGGAGATGCTGCTCGGCAAGCTTGTGCCCTACTTCCTGTTGGGCATGGGGGCCATGTTCATCTGCCTGGGCATTACCCTGGTGGTGTTCGGCGTGCCGTTCCGGGGCTCGATTGCCGGGCTTTTCGCCGTCACCTCCGTGTTCCTGCTCTCCGCCTTGGGCATGGGGCTGTTCATCTCCTCGGTGGCGCGCAACCAGTTCGTGGCCTCGCAGGCGGCCATCCTCTCCGCGTTCATGCCCGCGTATTTCTTGTCCGGCTACGTGTTCGAACCCACCGGGATGCCCTGGCCCATCGAGCTGCTCTCCCGGGCCATTGCGGCGCGCTATTACGTGTCCTGCCTCAAGACGCTCTTCCTGGTCGGCGACGCCTGGGCGCAGCTTCTGCCCAACATGGGCGGCATGGCGCTCATCGCCCTGGCCTTCCTGGGCCTCACCCTCAAGAACACTGCGAGGACCGTGGCATGA
- a CDS encoding ABC transporter permease, translated as MSAAKSSGAERLHRSLHRVRALVVKELLAVLRDRKSRMVLILPPLLQLTIFAFAATLEVKNIALAVLDKDGGKAAVELVQRFSGSPSFSRVYPLASQGEVATALEDEKAMAVLVLGQDFSRDVAAGRPAEAQLLLDGRRSNSAQIVQGYAQSIVEQYNRDLAERYGQPGPPATLVARNWFNPNLDYLWFTVPNLIGMLTMVVGLIVTALSVARERELGTFDQLLVSPLSPREILAGKTIPAMILGAVESVLIVVAAIVAFRIPCVGSLFVLALAMLLFLFSVVGFGLFISSLCNTQQQAILGTFTFMMPATLLSGFATPIETMPMFLQVVSLANPLRHFLVAVRAIMLKGMPAFMVLDTLWPLVVIGAVTLALAGWLFRRGIG; from the coding sequence ATGAGCGCCGCCAAATCCTCCGGCGCCGAGCGGCTGCATCGCAGCCTGCACCGGGTGCGCGCCTTGGTGGTCAAGGAGCTGCTCGCCGTGCTGCGTGACCGCAAGAGCCGCATGGTGCTCATCCTGCCCCCGCTTTTGCAGCTCACCATCTTCGCCTTCGCCGCCACGCTGGAGGTCAAAAACATCGCCCTGGCCGTGCTGGACAAGGACGGCGGCAAGGCCGCGGTGGAGCTTGTGCAGCGCTTTTCGGGTTCGCCTTCGTTTTCCCGCGTGTATCCTCTGGCTTCCCAGGGCGAGGTGGCCACGGCCCTGGAGGACGAGAAGGCCATGGCCGTGCTGGTCCTCGGCCAGGACTTCTCCCGCGACGTGGCAGCCGGGCGTCCGGCCGAGGCCCAGCTGCTGCTGGACGGCCGACGCAGCAACTCCGCCCAGATCGTGCAGGGCTATGCCCAGTCGATCGTTGAGCAGTACAACCGCGACTTGGCTGAGCGCTATGGGCAACCGGGCCCGCCCGCCACGCTGGTGGCCCGCAACTGGTTCAACCCCAACCTGGACTACCTGTGGTTCACGGTGCCGAATCTGATCGGCATGTTGACCATGGTGGTGGGGCTCATCGTCACGGCGCTTTCGGTGGCCAGGGAGCGGGAACTCGGAACCTTCGACCAGTTGTTGGTGTCGCCACTCTCCCCGCGCGAAATTCTGGCGGGCAAGACCATTCCGGCCATGATCCTGGGCGCGGTGGAGAGCGTGCTCATCGTGGTGGCGGCCATTGTGGCCTTCCGCATCCCCTGCGTGGGCTCGCTGTTTGTCCTGGCGCTGGCCATGCTGCTGTTTTTGTTTTCCGTGGTGGGCTTCGGGCTGTTCATCTCGTCGTTGTGCAACACGCAGCAGCAGGCCATCCTGGGCACCTTCACCTTCATGATGCCCGCCACGCTGCTTTCCGGCTTCGCCACGCCCATCGAAACCATGCCGATGTTCCTGCAGGTGGTTTCCCTGGCCAACCCGCTGCGGCATTTTCTGGTGGCGGTGCGCGCCATCATGCTCAAGGGGATGCCCGCCTTCATGGTGCTCGACACCCTCTGGCCGCTGGTGGTCATCGGGGCCGTCACCCTGGCGCTGGCGGGCTGGCTGTTCCGCAGGGGCATCGGCTAG
- a CDS encoding nucleoside 2-deoxyribosyltransferase encodes MIYLAGPLFTQAEQAWLRSVKAELMRHGHEVCWPFEMFTEGQIADWGPIAPRRIMERCREALEASRTVVAWLDGVQVDDGTAWEIGYAHARGKPVLGLRTDSRQAGDTSHSVVNAMVEATCQSISRSVSELVLALKR; translated from the coding sequence ATGATATACCTTGCTGGACCTCTCTTCACCCAGGCCGAACAGGCCTGGCTGCGCAGCGTCAAGGCGGAGCTCATGCGGCACGGGCATGAGGTCTGCTGGCCCTTTGAAATGTTCACGGAAGGCCAGATCGCCGACTGGGGGCCCATCGCGCCCCGGCGCATCATGGAGCGTTGCCGCGAGGCCCTGGAAGCCTCGCGCACAGTGGTGGCCTGGCTGGACGGCGTCCAGGTGGACGACGGCACCGCCTGGGAGATCGGCTACGCCCACGCCCGCGGCAAGCCCGTCCTCGGCCTGCGCACCGACTCCCGGCAAGCCGGCGACACCAGCCATTCCGTGGTCAACGCCATGGTGGAGGCCACCTGCCAGAGCATTTCACGCTCCGTGTCCGAACTGGTGCTGGCGCTCAAGCGCTGA
- a CDS encoding DNA polymerase, whose amino-acid sequence MALKARLNLGDAEPVYLVDGTSFLYRGFYAYPDLKRSDGQPTNAIFIVLRILLRILKEERPKYLGFFMDGKGPNFRHALFEPYKAQRPKMPEDLAAQIEPLREAVQLLGLPLIVSEGVEADDCIASLAAANQAQRPVVLVASDKDLKQCLTPSVYLWDPAGKNEKVTGEAEFLAEMGIRPAQWPDLQALMGDTSDNIPGLPGVGPKTALKVMHDFPTLEALREAEASSDPRLPESFRKKLAGRMDDVFLYRELTRLKTDACPELTLESLAVRPPDVEKLAEFLRTYEFKSLLREIPLPRQEAAPDAHSAGWDGPPPWEGEASAPAAAATPKPAKRGPAKADQLSLFGGGAPAAAPTLLDLPRPDAATPPLALRHVADAAALPDFSGHAVGLVPVPGQTGQNGGGLRLARQGDEGEILFSGPAEALAPLLASAASVAAPSWQDLLRSGQAWETVPMDRWFDLGLAAYLLNPEDRNYSFERLRQALFVAPREFIEGLEVETDEPLPDASGDPAPHPEAQALAALACQNVLARRLRDAGLAELMRELEIPLIPVLAAMERRGVRIDFAAFKSFLDEVSAEVEAHGRRIQELAGEPLNVRSSQQLAGLLFKKLGLKPAGKTPGGALSTGSEALEKLAGQHPVIEEILAFRVAEKLRSTYLEPMPRLADAHGRLHTRFNQLATATGRLSSSGPNLQNIPIRGPQGARMRACFVASPGKLLVGADYSQVELRVLAHFSQDPALLDAFHHDQDIHTRTAALLFDTTQDRVTPDQRRGAKTINFGLIYGMGPQKLARELSITTNQAKEFIARYFEKLGALKDFYEGLVQDALARGYVSTLAGRRRLLPELFSRNQQVQAQARRQAINTVIQGSAADIIKLAMLRVHGSEELKRLDARLILQVHDELLLETPEADAPAAAAELARIMQGVAELAVPLKVDVGQGRNWAEAH is encoded by the coding sequence ATGGCCCTCAAAGCCCGCCTGAACCTCGGCGACGCCGAGCCCGTGTACCTCGTCGACGGCACCAGCTTCCTTTACCGGGGCTTCTACGCCTACCCGGACCTCAAGCGCTCCGACGGGCAGCCCACCAACGCCATCTTCATCGTGCTGCGCATCCTCCTGCGCATCCTGAAGGAGGAACGGCCCAAGTACCTGGGCTTCTTCATGGACGGCAAGGGGCCGAACTTCCGCCATGCCCTGTTCGAGCCCTACAAGGCCCAGCGCCCCAAGATGCCCGAGGACCTGGCCGCGCAGATCGAGCCCCTGCGCGAGGCCGTGCAGCTCCTCGGCCTGCCGCTCATCGTCAGCGAGGGCGTGGAGGCCGACGACTGCATCGCCAGCCTGGCCGCCGCCAACCAGGCCCAGCGCCCGGTGGTCCTGGTGGCCTCGGACAAGGATCTCAAGCAGTGCCTCACGCCCAGCGTGTACCTCTGGGATCCGGCGGGCAAGAACGAGAAGGTCACCGGCGAGGCCGAGTTCCTTGCGGAAATGGGCATCCGCCCCGCGCAGTGGCCGGATTTGCAGGCTCTTATGGGCGATACGTCGGACAACATCCCCGGACTGCCCGGCGTCGGCCCCAAGACCGCCCTCAAGGTCATGCACGACTTTCCCACCCTGGAGGCCCTGCGCGAAGCCGAAGCCTCCAGCGACCCGCGCCTGCCCGAAAGCTTTCGCAAGAAGCTCGCCGGCCGCATGGACGACGTGTTCCTGTACCGCGAGCTGACCCGGCTCAAAACAGACGCCTGCCCGGAGCTGACCCTTGAGTCCCTGGCCGTGCGCCCCCCGGACGTGGAGAAGCTGGCCGAATTCCTGCGCACCTACGAATTCAAGAGTCTGCTGCGCGAAATTCCCTTGCCCAGGCAGGAGGCCGCGCCAGACGCGCACTCCGCCGGGTGGGACGGCCCGCCCCCTTGGGAGGGCGAGGCCTCTGCGCCCGCCGCGGCCGCCACGCCGAAGCCTGCCAAGCGGGGACCGGCCAAGGCCGACCAGCTTTCGCTCTTCGGGGGCGGAGCGCCCGCCGCGGCCCCAACCCTGCTGGATCTGCCGCGTCCGGATGCCGCCACTCCGCCGCTGGCCCTGCGCCATGTGGCCGATGCCGCCGCCCTGCCGGACTTCTCCGGCCACGCCGTGGGGCTTGTTCCCGTGCCGGGCCAGACCGGCCAGAACGGCGGTGGACTGCGCCTGGCCCGCCAAGGCGACGAGGGCGAGATTCTCTTCTCCGGCCCGGCCGAGGCCCTGGCCCCGCTTTTGGCCAGCGCAGCCAGCGTGGCCGCGCCCAGCTGGCAGGACCTGCTGCGCTCCGGCCAGGCCTGGGAGACGGTGCCCATGGACCGCTGGTTCGACCTGGGCCTGGCCGCCTACCTGCTCAATCCGGAAGACCGAAACTATTCTTTCGAGCGCCTGCGCCAGGCCTTGTTCGTTGCCCCGCGCGAATTTATCGAAGGCCTTGAAGTGGAGACGGACGAGCCCCTGCCGGATGCTTCCGGCGACCCCGCCCCGCATCCGGAGGCCCAGGCCCTGGCCGCCCTGGCCTGCCAGAACGTACTTGCGCGCCGGTTGCGGGACGCCGGGCTTGCGGAGCTCATGCGCGAACTGGAGATTCCCCTCATCCCGGTGCTGGCGGCCATGGAGCGCCGGGGCGTGCGCATCGACTTCGCGGCCTTCAAGAGTTTTCTGGACGAGGTGAGCGCCGAGGTGGAGGCCCACGGCAGGCGCATCCAGGAGCTGGCGGGCGAACCGCTGAACGTGCGTTCCAGCCAGCAGTTGGCCGGGCTGCTCTTCAAGAAGCTGGGGCTCAAGCCCGCGGGCAAGACCCCCGGCGGCGCGCTCTCCACAGGCAGCGAGGCCCTGGAGAAGCTCGCCGGGCAGCACCCGGTCATTGAGGAGATTCTGGCCTTCCGCGTGGCCGAGAAACTGCGCTCCACCTACCTGGAGCCCATGCCGCGCCTGGCGGATGCGCACGGTCGCCTGCACACGCGCTTCAACCAGTTGGCCACAGCGACCGGGCGGCTGTCCAGCTCCGGCCCGAACCTGCAGAACATTCCCATACGCGGCCCCCAGGGCGCGCGGATGCGGGCCTGCTTCGTGGCCTCGCCGGGAAAGCTGCTGGTGGGCGCGGACTACTCCCAGGTGGAGCTGCGCGTCCTGGCGCACTTTTCACAAGATCCCGCGTTGTTGGACGCCTTTCACCATGACCAGGACATCCACACGCGCACGGCCGCCCTGCTTTTCGACACAACACAGGACCGCGTGACCCCGGACCAACGGCGCGGGGCCAAGACCATCAACTTCGGGCTCATCTACGGCATGGGCCCGCAGAAGCTGGCCCGGGAGCTGTCCATCACCACCAATCAGGCCAAGGAATTCATCGCCCGCTATTTCGAGAAGCTGGGCGCTTTGAAGGACTTCTACGAAGGATTGGTGCAGGACGCGCTGGCGCGCGGGTACGTCTCCACCCTGGCGGGTCGCCGCAGGCTTCTGCCGGAACTGTTCTCGCGCAATCAGCAGGTGCAGGCCCAGGCCCGCAGGCAGGCGATCAATACCGTCATCCAGGGCAGCGCGGCGGACATCATCAAGCTGGCCATGCTGCGCGTCCACGGCAGCGAGGAGCTGAAGCGTCTCGACGCCAGGCTGATCCTGCAGGTGCACGACGAACTGCTGCTGGAGACGCCGGAGGCCGACGCCCCGGCCGCGGCTGCGGAACTCGCCCGCATCATGCAGGGCGTGGCGGAGCTTGCCGTGCCCCTCAAGGTGGACGTGGGCCAGGGCCGCAACTGGGCCGAGGCCCACTAA
- a CDS encoding DHH family phosphoesterase yields the protein MGVSRQTDEKVQALLDLLSKDQRWLIVINADPDAMGAALGLKAILSRRVHDIGIGHVNEIKRPDNLAMIRYLRVPTRRLIPNLVAQYDHFALVDSQPHHHPELAKLDYSVVIDHHPILPDKPVSAPLVDIRPKFGATCTMLTEYVQRLKIRPPKLMASALLYGIKADTMNFQRKFIDADIDAFKYLSKYADHTLITRIVRSEYHLEWMRYFSRAFYNLRRIGTGLAAHLGKVASPDILVVVADFFMRVHSISWDAVSGIADDKLVVIFRGDGIRKDMGKYAASLFAEIGSAGGHKGAARAEIPLDALDGKDPEMFVLKKLARGKTAGFQRF from the coding sequence ATGGGCGTATCCAGGCAGACTGACGAGAAGGTGCAGGCGCTGCTGGACCTGCTTTCCAAGGACCAGCGCTGGCTCATCGTCATCAACGCGGACCCGGACGCCATGGGCGCCGCCCTCGGGCTCAAGGCCATTCTTTCGCGCCGCGTGCACGACATCGGCATCGGCCATGTGAACGAGATCAAGCGGCCGGACAACCTGGCCATGATCCGCTACCTGCGCGTGCCCACCCGCAGGCTGATCCCGAACCTGGTGGCCCAGTACGACCATTTCGCCCTGGTGGACTCCCAGCCCCACCACCACCCGGAGCTGGCCAAGCTCGACTATTCGGTGGTCATCGACCACCATCCCATCCTGCCCGACAAACCGGTCAGCGCCCCGCTGGTGGACATCCGCCCCAAGTTCGGCGCCACCTGCACCATGCTCACGGAGTACGTCCAGCGCCTCAAGATACGCCCGCCCAAGCTCATGGCCTCGGCCCTGCTCTACGGCATCAAGGCCGACACCATGAACTTCCAGCGCAAGTTCATCGATGCCGACATCGACGCCTTCAAGTACCTTTCCAAGTACGCCGACCACACGCTCATCACGCGCATCGTGCGCAGCGAATACCACCTGGAGTGGATGCGCTACTTCTCGCGCGCCTTCTACAACTTGCGGCGCATCGGCACCGGCCTGGCCGCCCACCTGGGCAAGGTGGCCAGCCCGGACATCCTTGTGGTCGTTGCCGACTTCTTCATGCGCGTGCACTCCATCTCCTGGGACGCGGTGTCCGGCATCGCGGACGACAAGCTGGTCGTCATCTTCCGGGGCGACGGCATCCGCAAGGACATGGGCAAGTACGCCGCCTCGCTCTTCGCGGAGATCGGCTCCGCCGGGGGGCACAAGGGCGCGGCCCGGGCGGAGATTCCTCTGGACGCCCTGGACGGCAAGGACCCAGAAATGTTCGTCCTGAAGAAGCTCGCGCGGGGCAAGACCGCGGGCTTCCAGCGGTTCTAG
- a CDS encoding bifunctional adenosylcobinamide kinase/adenosylcobinamide-phosphate guanylyltransferase — translation MITFVIGGNKSGKSDHAMGLLERCPGPRLFLATGKARDMAFRSQIAAHRQRRDPALPVVEVGRDLPQALLEAKGQYKAVLVDSLDFWLFVCSQDGREDEPVRALLDLLSNWEDTTRLVLVSCEIGFSPLPASREARRFMKSLGRLNQAVAALSDEAFLVAAGLPLALKKADHGRIQAD, via the coding sequence GTGATCACCTTTGTCATCGGCGGCAACAAGTCCGGCAAGTCGGACCACGCCATGGGGCTGCTTGAGCGCTGCCCCGGCCCAAGGCTGTTTCTGGCCACGGGCAAGGCCAGGGACATGGCCTTCCGCAGCCAGATAGCCGCCCACCGCCAGCGCCGCGACCCCGCCTTGCCGGTGGTGGAGGTGGGCCGGGACTTGCCACAGGCCCTGCTGGAGGCTAAAGGGCAATACAAGGCCGTTCTGGTGGACAGCCTGGACTTCTGGCTTTTCGTCTGCTCCCAGGACGGGCGCGAGGACGAGCCTGTCCGGGCGCTGCTGGACCTGCTTTCCAACTGGGAGGACACGACCCGCCTTGTGCTCGTGTCCTGCGAGATCGGCTTCTCCCCGCTGCCCGCCTCCCGCGAGGCCAGGAGGTTCATGAAATCCCTCGGGCGGCTCAACCAGGCCGTGGCGGCCCTTTCGGACGAGGCGTTCCTCGTGGCGGCAGGGCTTCCACTGGCGCTCAAAAAGGCGGATCATGGGCGTATCCAGGCAGACTGA